The Candidatus Latescibacterota bacterium genomic sequence CCCCCCCCTCATCCATTGAGGGTATTAACAGCGGACATTATTCATGATTATTGCTTATTCCTCTGAACTCGAAACCTTCCCTCAAGTATAGTACCACCCATGAATCAAATCACAGCAACGATAAATGGAAATAAAGTCACGCCCAATTTGAGCGATATCCAACGCGTTATGGATGAGAATCCAAATTGGGGTCGCACCCGGTTGTCACAAGAACTCTGTAAGTTGTGGAACTGGCAAGGGCTGAACGGGCAATTGAAAGATATGGCATGCCGAACGATGTTGCTGAAATTAGAGCGAAACGATTGTCTCACGTTGCCTGCTCGTCAACGAAAATCAACCAATGGTTATCGAAATTTAACTCTTCCTACCGTCTCGTATTCAACCGAAGCAATCAAGACATCTCTTCAATCCCTTCGCCCACTTCAAATCACAGCGATCCAACGAACCTCGAATGACCTGGATTTATTTCGCTGCCTTTTAAGTACCCATCATTATTTGGGACTGAGAAATACAGTGGGGGAAAACATGAAATATATCATCCGAGATCAAAAAGGCCGCCCGCTTTCCTGCATGTTATTTGGAAGCGCCGCG encodes the following:
- a CDS encoding DUF4338 domain-containing protein, with translation MNQITATINGNKVTPNLSDIQRVMDENPNWGRTRLSQELCKLWNWQGLNGQLKDMACRTMLLKLERNDCLTLPARQRKSTNGYRNLTLPTVSYSTEAIKTSLQSLRPLQITAIQRTSNDLDLFRCLLSTHHYLGLRNTVGENMKYIIRDQKGRPLSCMLFGSAAWKTKSRDQYIGWDASTREKNLMYLTNNTRFLILPWIQVPHLASHILSQIAHRLSSDWMEKYSHPIYLLETFVERDRFRGICYQAANWICTGQTKGRTRNDRYASIQAPIKDVYVYPLSKRFRRELCHGV